Proteins encoded by one window of Conger conger chromosome 1, fConCon1.1, whole genome shotgun sequence:
- the rps6ka5 gene encoding ribosomal protein S6 kinase alpha-5 — translation MPSPMDGSSGREGDLYTVKHELKNANLTGHVERVGIENFELLKVLGTGAYGKVFLVRKVSGHDAGKLYAMKVLKKATIVQKAKTAEHTRTERQVLEHIRQSPFLVTLHYAFQTDTQLHLILDYVNGGELFTHLVQRVRFREQEVALYSGEIVLALEHLHQLGIVYRDLKLENILLDSNGHIVLTDFGLSKEFHEVERAYSVCGTIEYMAPEIVEGGAGGHDKAVDWWSLGVLMYELMTGGSPFTVDGDENSHTDISKRILMKAPPFPKDMSRLARDLIQCLLTKEPQKRLGSGPSGAQSVKEHPFYQKINWEDLAAKKVPAPFKPVIRDELDVSNFSEQFTEMDPAYSPAALPQNCDRIFQGYSFMAPSILFKRNVVMDDPAQLCGGSERPGPSAVARSAMMKDSPFYIHYTLDLKEPVLGEGSFSICRSCTHKKTGQKYAVKIVSKRMEAQSQKEIAALKLCDGHPNIVRCHEVYHDQLHTYLVLELLGGGELLERIRQKQHFSETEASRIMRRLVSAVSHMHDVGVVHRDLKPENLLFTDSSEGSEIKIIDFGFARLKPPDNQLLKTPCFTLQYAAPEILNYDGYDESCDLWSLGVILYTMLSGQVPFQCQEKSLTHTSAEEIMKKIKKGDFSFEGEAWRNVSQQAKDLIQELLTVDPEKRIKMCDLRYNAWLQDDSQLSSNPLMTPDILGSSTASVHTYVKATFNAFNKCKREGFRLQTVDKAPLAKRRKMKKTSTSTETRSSSSESSHSSSSSSQTTPGDAPLPPISSPPAFGADGEPPPKAAKKPSMFHFSSE, via the exons ctaACCTCACTGGCCACGTGGAACGGGTGGGGATAGAGAACTTTGAGCTGCTGAAAGTGCTGGGCACTGGGG CCTATGGAAAGGTGTTCCTGGTGCGCAAGGTGAGTGGGCACGATGCGGGGAAGCTGTACGCCATGAAGGTGCTGAAGAAGGCCACCATCGTGCAGAAGGCCAAGACCGCAGAACACACCCGTACCGAGCGCCAGGTCCTGGAGCACATCCGCCAGTCGCCGTTCCTCGTCACGCTGCACTACGCCTTCCAGACCGACACGCAGCTGCACCTCATCCTgg ATTATGTGAACGGCGGGGAGCTCTTCACGCACCTGGTGCAGCGCGTGCGCTTCCGGGAGCAAGAGGTGGCGCTGTACAGCGGGGAGATCGTGCTGGCGCTGGAACACCTGCACCAG CTGGGCATCGTGTACCGGGATCTGAAGCTGGAGAATATCCTGCTCGACTCGAACGGCCACATCGTCCTCACAGACTTCGGCCTGAGCAAGGAGTTCCACGAG gtggAGAGGGCCTACTCCGTGTGCGGCACCATCGAGTACATGGCCCCGGAGATCGTGGAGGGGGGAGCGGGCGGACATGACAAG GCGGTGGACTGGTGGAGTCTGGGAGTGCTGATGTATGAGCTGATGACTGGAGGGTCACCCTTCACAGTGGACGGAGATGAGAACTCCCACACCGATATCTCCAA gaGGATCCTGATGAaggcccctcccttccccaagGACATGAGCCGTCTGGCCAGAGACCTGATCCAGTGCCTCCTCACCAAAGAGCCCCAGAAGAGGCTGGGCTCCGGTCCGTCTGGGGCCCAGAGCGTTAAAGAGCACCCCTTCTACCAG AAAATCAACTGGGAGGACCTGGCGGCGAAGAAGGTTCCGGCGCCCTTCAAGCCGGTGATCCGGGACGAGCTGGACGTCAGCAACTTCTCCGAGCAGTTCACCGAGATGGACCCGGCCTACTCCCCCGCCGCCCTGCCCCAGAACTGTGACCGGATCTTCCAG GGCTACTCCTTCATGGCTCCCTCCATCCTGTTCAAGCGCAACGTGGTGATGGACGACCCGGCCCAGCTGTGTGGAGGCTCGGAGCGGCCTGGGCCCTCCGCCGTGGCCCGCAGTGCCATGATGAAG GACTCCCCGTTCTACATACACTACACGCTGGACCTGAAGGAGCCCGTTCTGGGGGAGGGGAGCTTCTCCATCTGCAGGAGCTGCACCCACAAGAAGACGGGGCAGAAGTACGCCGTCAAGATCGTCAGCAAGAG GATGGAGGCGCAGTCGCAGAAGGAGATTGCCGCTCTGAAACTGTGCGACGGCCACCCCAACATCGTCAGGTGCCACGAGGTGTATCACGACCAG CTTCACACGTACCTGGTCCTGGAGCTCCTGGGGGGCGGGGAGCTACTGGAGAGGATCCGGCAGAAGCAGCACTTCAGCGAGACCGAGGCCAGCCGGATCATGAGACGCCTGGTCTCCGCCGTCAGTCACATGCACGACGTGGGCGTGGTCCACCGGGACCTCAAACCAGAG AATCTGTTGTTCACCGACAGCAGCGAGGGCTCGGAGATAAAGATCATCGACTTCGGTTTCGCCCGACTGAAGCCTCCGGACAACCAGCTGCTGAAGACGCCCTGCTTCACCCTGCAGTACGCTGCCCCGGAGATCCTCAACTACGACGGCTACGACGAGTCGTGTGACCTGTGGAGCCTGGGCGTCATCCTG TACACCATGCTGTCAGGGCAAGTGCCCTTCCAGTGTCAAGAGAAGAGTCTCACCCACACCAGTGCTGAGGAGATCATGAAGAAGATCAAGAAAGGGGACTTTTCTTTTGAAGGCGAGGCCTGGAGGAATGTATCCCAGCAGGCCAAGGACCTCATACAAG AGCTGCTGACGGTGGATCCGGAGAAGCGGATCAAGATGTGCGACCTGAGGTACAACGCCTGGCTTCAGGACGACAGCCAGCTGTCCTCCAACCCGCTGATGACGCCAGACATCCTGGGCTCCTCCACAGCCTCTGTGCACACCTACGTCAAAGCCACCTTCAAC GCCTTTAACAAGTGTAAGAGGGAGGGCTTCCGGCTGCAGACGGTGGACAAGGCTCCCCTGGCCAAGCggaggaagatgaagaagaCCAGCACCAGCACGGAGACGCGGAGCAGCTCCAGCGAGAGCTCGCACTCCTCGTCCTCTTCCTCGCAGACCACGCCCGGCgacgcccccctgccccccatcaGCTCCCCCCCGGCCTTCGGCGCGGACGGCGAGCCGCCGCCGAAGGCCGCCAAAAAACCGTCCATGTTCCACTTCTCCTCCGAGTGA